In one window of Acidobacteriota bacterium DNA:
- a CDS encoding HAMP domain-containing sensor histidine kinase: MPFKLSPKTALGLFIAMVVFLLAQAVWWVVFMARLVDEKVLLAEELGASGQFVDSLHQEEISRQVMVGLEGVVFLLLIFAGIWLIYRSLVKTEELKFHQQNFLLAVTHELKTPLSSIKVYLDTLTSQKIPDAKKQAVIPKMKEDVSRLEKHVEKILEAGRFERAGYTLNLEYFDLTRLVQERIAALERITTRVPIAVKPNLEKDVTFHGDEMALGRAIDAILENSLKYHVAGGIEIDVSLSVRDSRIVLEIADRGIGLERKELETIFERFYRVGDELTRGSEGTGLGLYLCREIVRALGGDVTARSDGPGKGARFTITLKQSKVRENDIAG; this comes from the coding sequence ATGCCCTTTAAGTTATCGCCCAAGACGGCCCTCGGTCTGTTCATCGCCATGGTCGTTTTCCTGCTGGCCCAGGCTGTCTGGTGGGTGGTGTTCATGGCCCGCCTGGTCGACGAGAAGGTCCTTCTGGCCGAGGAACTCGGTGCGTCAGGGCAGTTCGTTGACAGCCTGCATCAGGAAGAGATTTCCAGGCAGGTCATGGTAGGCCTGGAGGGGGTTGTCTTTCTGCTTCTGATATTTGCCGGCATCTGGCTGATCTACCGGTCGCTGGTGAAAACCGAGGAGCTGAAGTTCCATCAACAGAATTTTCTCCTGGCCGTAACGCATGAACTGAAGACGCCCCTTTCGTCGATCAAGGTATATCTTGATACTCTCACGTCGCAGAAGATACCGGACGCCAAAAAGCAGGCGGTCATTCCGAAGATGAAAGAGGACGTCAGCCGGCTGGAGAAGCATGTGGAGAAGATTCTTGAGGCAGGACGGTTTGAGCGCGCGGGGTACACGCTCAATCTTGAATACTTCGACTTGACCCGTCTTGTTCAGGAACGCATTGCGGCCCTCGAGCGTATCACCACCCGGGTGCCCATTGCCGTCAAGCCGAACCTGGAAAAAGACGTGACGTTCCATGGTGATGAGATGGCGCTGGGACGCGCGATCGACGCGATTCTTGAAAACTCTCTGAAATACCACGTCGCCGGGGGAATCGAGATCGATGTCAGCCTTTCGGTGCGGGACTCTAGGATCGTGCTTGAAATCGCCGACCGTGGTATCGGGCTGGAAAGAAAAGAGCTGGAAACGATTTTCGAGCGCTTCTACCGCGTAGGCGACGAGCTGACGCGGGGCTCGGAAGGAACAGGGTTGGGGCTGTACCTTTGCCGGGAGATCGTCAGGGCGCTCGGTGGCGACGTCACCGCCCGCTCGGACGGTCCGGGCAAAGGTGCGAGGTTCACCATAACCCTGAAACAGAGCAAAGTACGTGAAAACGATATTGCTGGTTGA
- a CDS encoding response regulator transcription factor produces MKTILLVEDDLHLADGLTMNLEAEGYQVVHAADGHLVLEEFDKGMFDLVLLDIMLPGTDGLTICKEIRSRGDTVPILFLTARDQAEQKVEGLLAGGDDYLTKPFDTAELLARIQGIFRRQAWLAAEGSVDDEYEFDGRRVNFRTFEAAGPRGGSRLTRKECMVIKYLVEREGEVVSRDQLLDAVWGYHIYPTNRTIDNFVLKIRKIFEDDPKKPRYFETIRGTGYRFSLDRYAPDQE; encoded by the coding sequence GTGAAAACGATATTGCTGGTTGAAGACGACCTGCACCTGGCCGACGGCCTGACTATGAACCTCGAGGCTGAAGGCTACCAGGTGGTGCACGCGGCCGACGGTCACCTGGTGCTCGAGGAGTTCGACAAGGGCATGTTTGATCTCGTTCTGCTGGACATCATGCTGCCCGGGACCGACGGTCTGACTATCTGCAAGGAGATCCGCAGTCGGGGGGATACTGTGCCGATCCTCTTTCTTACCGCTCGCGATCAGGCGGAGCAGAAGGTGGAGGGCCTTCTGGCCGGAGGGGACGATTACCTCACCAAGCCGTTCGACACGGCCGAATTGCTGGCGCGGATCCAGGGGATTTTTCGCAGGCAGGCCTGGCTGGCGGCCGAGGGATCGGTCGATGACGAGTATGAGTTTGACGGCCGGCGAGTCAATTTCCGTACGTTCGAAGCCGCGGGTCCGCGAGGCGGGTCCAGGCTTACCCGTAAAGAATGCATGGTAATCAAGTACCTGGTGGAACGTGAGGGGGAAGTCGTCAGCCGGGACCAGCTCCTCGATGCCGTTTGGGGGTATCACATCTACCCGACCAACCGGACTATCGACAATTTCGTCCTGAAGATCCGCAAGATATTCGAGGATGACCCGAAGAAACCGAGATATTTCGAGACAATCAGGGGGACCGGCTACCGGTTTTCACTCGACCGCTATGCGCCTGACCAGGAATAG
- the pth gene encoding aminoacyl-tRNA hydrolase encodes MIAGLGNPGDRYAGTRHNIGFEVVDRVCRELNASAGPDADLYQWSVAELPAGKIYLAKPGTSVNRAGLAVHQLLADSSLEISRLLVVLDDFQLPLGAVRIRAFGSDGGHNGLASIIDELGTQDFARLRLGIGPPQDTSPATDFVLARFEPEEEETVEEMVAIASQAVIFAAGHPLDEVMSKYNKSPAPPNGTRQ; translated from the coding sequence TTGATTGCAGGCCTGGGCAACCCGGGTGATCGGTACGCCGGTACACGGCATAATATCGGTTTCGAGGTGGTGGACCGGGTATGCCGGGAGTTGAATGCGTCGGCCGGGCCGGACGCTGATCTGTACCAGTGGTCGGTCGCCGAGTTGCCGGCCGGAAAGATCTACCTGGCCAAGCCCGGCACGTCTGTGAATCGCGCCGGGCTGGCCGTGCATCAGCTGCTCGCCGACAGCAGCCTTGAGATAAGCAGGCTGCTGGTTGTGCTCGATGACTTCCAACTGCCGCTGGGGGCGGTTCGCATTCGAGCTTTCGGTTCCGACGGCGGGCATAACGGGCTGGCGTCAATAATCGACGAATTGGGAACCCAGGATTTTGCGAGGCTCCGCCTGGGTATCGGCCCGCCTCAGGATACTTCGCCAGCCACAGACTTCGTCCTGGCGCGGTTTGAGCCGGAGGAAGAAGAAACCGTCGAAGAAATGGTTGCCATAGCGTCTCAGGCGGTTATATTTGCTGCCGGTCATCCCCTCGATGAGGTGATGTCAAAATACAACAAGAGCCCTGCTCCCCCGAACGGCACGAGGCAGTGA
- the rpsF gene encoding 30S ribosomal protein S6 has product MKTYETTFIINPQVDDATIDRQVKAVLDIITGNGGTILRQNRMGTRRLAYEIKGLTQGYYADVVFEGSPEVLSLLTRHYRLEEPYVRYLTILFEGSLTEEGERPETAGATERESRRPAEPEVTAKPVEKLEPVAEASTTESPAEEAVTGEEAPVEEPSEKPLTPEDQAEAEPAPEPEPVAKPVEEEEEEL; this is encoded by the coding sequence GTGAAGACCTACGAGACAACGTTCATTATCAATCCCCAGGTGGATGATGCCACGATTGACCGGCAGGTCAAGGCGGTGCTGGATATCATTACCGGCAACGGAGGCACGATTCTGCGCCAAAACCGGATGGGGACGCGCCGCCTGGCCTACGAGATCAAGGGACTTACCCAGGGCTACTACGCCGACGTCGTTTTTGAAGGCTCCCCCGAGGTCCTGTCGTTGCTGACTCGCCACTACAGGCTTGAAGAACCCTACGTCCGCTACCTGACCATCCTCTTTGAAGGCTCGCTCACGGAAGAGGGGGAGAGGCCGGAAACCGCAGGGGCAACCGAGAGAGAGTCGCGACGCCCGGCTGAGCCGGAAGTGACCGCGAAACCTGTAGAGAAACTCGAGCCAGTCGCCGAGGCCTCGACGACCGAGAGCCCGGCGGAAGAGGCCGTGACTGGTGAGGAAGCTCCGGTCGAGGAGCCGTCTGAGAAGCCGCTCACGCCTGAAGACCAGGCTGAGGCGGAGCCCGCCCCTGAACCGGAGCCGGTCGCTAAGCCGGTTGAGGAGGAGGAAGAGGAGCTTTAG